The proteins below are encoded in one region of Lepisosteus oculatus isolate fLepOcu1 chromosome 10, fLepOcu1.hap2, whole genome shotgun sequence:
- the LOC102683744 gene encoding DOMON domain-containing protein FRRS1L has product MFALWMLLQLLLLLYPSCRRGVISSPTDDSAARSGRGDHGEPGHEETHQDSYSTFASEFFESRYLTDEGYPFPTAPPVDPFAKIKVSDCGITKGCFRYGKPGCDAETCDYFLSYRRIGADVEFELSADTDGWVAVGFSSDKKMGGDDVMACVHDDNGRVRIHHFYNVGQWAKEIKRNPARDEEGIFENNRVTCRFKRPVYVPREETLVDLHLSWYYLFAWGPAIQGSITRHDIDSPPVSDHMISIYNYEDVFMPSAAYQTFSSPFCLLLIVALTFYLLMGTP; this is encoded by the exons ATGTTTGCCCTGTGGATGCTGCTGCAACTGCTTCTTCTCCTGTACCCGAGCTGCCGGCGGGGCGTGATTTCTAGCCCCACCGATGATAGCGCAGCTCGGAGCGGCCGCGGAGACCACGGGGAGCCGGGCCACGAAGAAACGCACCAGGATTCCTACAGCACCTTTGCGTCCGAGTTTTTCGAGTCCAGATACTTGACGGATGAAG gtTACCCCTTTCCTACTGCCCCACCAGTAGATCCATTTGCCAAAATCAAAGTGAGTGACTGTGGGATAACTAAAGGATGCTTCAG GTATGGCAAACCAGGTTGCGATGCAGAGACGTGTGATTACTTCCTCAGCTACCGCAGAATTGGAGCAGACGTGGAATTTGAGCTGAGTGCTGACACTGATGGCTGGGTAGCAGTGGGATTTTCGTCAGACAAGAAGATG GGTGGGGATGATGTCATGGCCTGCGTCCATGACGACAACGGGCGGGTTCGCATCCACCACTTCTACAACGTGGGCCAGTGGGCCAAGGAGATCAAGAGGAACCCAGCGCGGGATGAGGAGGGCATCTTTGAGAACAACAGGGTGACGTGCCGCTTCAAGAGGCCAGTTTACGTCCCTCGTGAGGAGACTCTCGTTGACCTGCACCTGAGCTGGTACTATCTGTTTGCCTGGGGCCCAGCGATTCAAG GGTCCATCACGAGGCACGACATTGACTCTCCGCCCGTGTCGGATCACATGATCAGCATTTACAACTACGAGGACGTCTTCATGCCCTCGGCTGCGTACCAGACGTTCTCCTCCCCCTTCTGTCTGCTGCTCATCGTTGCGCTCACGTTCTATCTGCTGATGGGGACGCCGTAG